The Agelaius phoeniceus isolate bAgePho1 chromosome 34, bAgePho1.hap1, whole genome shotgun sequence genome includes a window with the following:
- the LOC143696361 gene encoding LOW QUALITY PROTEIN: synaptonemal complex protein 1-like (The sequence of the model RefSeq protein was modified relative to this genomic sequence to represent the inferred CDS: inserted 2 bases in 1 codon; deleted 2 bases in 1 codon), protein MEKENRFKLFMPPRLSAGQVSAGRSQVSARPREFVQGLNRCSDDDFKLPFDVLNRGEITDSDTISQQVKLCSEVDEENTETMNELFSKLYKEAEKIKQWKLTVETELNQKERKLQENKKTIEAQNKAIQELQFENEKLHLKLEDEICENKDLLKEAAASRHLCNVLKETCTRFTEKTSKHEQEKAETIQLYEELHSNIERMTAAFEELRVQAENDRSEMSFKLKEEAEKVDKFEKECKLEVSQKEKQISALTIEXDEKDDVIKDIKAQLQTSQNKIADLMEAKLHHEEMLKESQVSKEHLRAELEEAKMSLQKAEVTQKNLETELQTRVKTLIQVTGEKEEQEEECKKMKALLAALTEEFETSVANLKSLLQEEQNRLKKYEDDSKLLTLELQKKSAELEAMTKVKCDKEVHLEELSETLVNIHFIMKKSLEATVENMQREKNVESNENALQMREKEFQDLKAQLTSTAEKEQDYLKQLVTLKTDLEQEALRNEQLTVYLSKLSLEKEQTAQEKNAVAAEVKKLQEQQEDSKKKEENTKQLVENLEEANSQLRNELESWKEKMAKTGEEMRNTLDEREENVKSTENEISRKEKPLKILENKMNNLKQQVENKTKCIEELQQENKVLKKKLTAESKKSNTYEGKVNKLQLEMENMNKHHKEAVDIYQKDIETRKGNENKLREEVEKMRLLCDETAMIQRETDARCQHKITEMMALMEKHKNEYDKMVEEKDAELKVYKMKQQKQFSSARALENELSCLKSELASLKEQLKAEIEEKENLVKEHSHSMIPESEKKHKVTSTF, encoded by the exons ATGGAGAAGGAAAACCGCTTTAAATTGTTCATGCCGCCGCGCCTGAGCGCTGGGCAGGTGTCTGCGGGCAGATCCCAGGTGAGCGCTCGGCCACGGG AATTTGTGCAGGGTTTGAACAGATGCTCAGATGATGACTTTAAGCTGCCATTTGATGTGTTGAACCGTGGCGAAATCACTGATTCAG ATACAATTTCACAGCAAGTGAAACTTTGCTCTGAAGTAGATGAAGAG AATACAGAAACAATGAATGAATTGTTCTCAAAACTCTACAAAGAGGCTGAGAAGATCAAGCAGTGGAAACTGACTGTGGAAACTGAATTaaaccagaaagaaagaaagctccaggaaaataaaaagactaTTGAAGCACAGAATAAAGCCATTCAAGAACTGCAG tttgaaaatgaaaaactcCATTTGAAACTGGAAGATGAGATATGTGAAAATAAAGATCTCTTGAAAGA agctgctgcttcGAGGCATCTGTGTAATGTGCTCAAGGAAACCTGCACTCGCTTCACAGAGAAGACCAGCAAAC ATGaacaggaaaaggcagaaacaaTACAATTGTATGAGGAACTTCATAGCAACATAGAA agAATGACAGCGGCATTTGAAGAGCTTCGTGTGCAAGCAGAGAACGACAGATCGGAAATGAGTTTCAAAT taaaagaagaagcagaaaaagtggACAAGTTTGAAAAAGAATGCAAACTGGAAGTCagtcaaaaggaaaagcag ATTTCAGCTCTCACCATAGA AGATGAAAAAGATGATGTCATAAAAGACATCAAGGCTCAGCTGCAGACGTCACAAAATAAGATTGCTGACTTAATGGAAGCAAAAT taCATCATGAAGAAATGTTAAAGGAATCCCAGGTCAGTAAAGAACAtttgagggcagagctggaagagGCTAAAATGTCATTGCAAAAGGCAGAG GTTACTCAAAAGAACTTGGAAACTGAGCTCCAGACTAGAGTGAAAACATTAATTCAGGttactggagaaaaggaagagcaggaggaagaatgtaaaaaaatgaAGGCTTTGCTTGCAGCCCTGACAGAGGAGTTTGAGACTTCTGTTGCCAATTTGAAAAGCTTGCTGCAAGAAGAGCAAAATAG ATTAAAGAAATATGAAGATGATTCAAAGCTGCTTACCTTGGAGCTCCAAAAGAAATCTGCTGAACTGG AAGCGATGACTAAAGTAAAATGTGATAAAGAAGTGCACCTTGAAGAGCTGTCAGAAACTCTggtaaatattcattttatta TGAAGAAGAGTCTTGAGGCTACTGTAGAAAAtatgcagagagagaaaaatgtg gAGAGCAATGAAAATGCTCTCCAGATGAGAGAG aaagaattccaggatttgAAAGCACAGCTGACAAGTACAGCTGAGAAGGAACAAGATTATTTAAAGCAGCTTGTGACTCTGAAAACAGATCTTGAACAAGAGGC GTTAAGGAATGAACAACTAACAGTGTATCTCAGTAAGCTTTCACTAGAGAAAGAACAAACAGCACAAGAGAAaaatgctgtggctgcagaagtCAAGAAACTGCAAGAACAACAAGAG GAtagtaagaaaaaagaagaaaatacaaagcaGTTAGTTGAAAATCTAGAAGAGGCAAATAGCCAGCTAAG AAATGAACTGGAGTCTTGGAAGGAGAAAATGGCAAAGACAGGTGAAGAGATGAGAAATACCCTggatgaaagagaagaaaat GTAAAGagtactgaaaatgaaatttcaagaaAGGAAAAGCCATTGAAGATTCTAGAAAATA AGATGAACAATTTAAAGCAGCaggtggaaaataaaaccaaatgcaTTGAAGAGTTGCAGCAGGAG AATAAGgtgctgaaaaagaaacttactgcagaaagcaagaaaagcaaTACTTATGAAGGGAAG GTGAATAAATTGCAGTTAGAGATGGAAAATATGAACAAGCACCATAAGGAAGCAGTTGACATCTATCAAAAAGACATagaaacaagaaaaggaaatgaaaataaacttcGTGAAGAG GTAGAAAAGATGAGGTTGCTTTGTGATGAAACAGCAATGATACAGAGAGAAACTGATGCCAGATGTCAGCACAAGATAACTGAGATGATGGCACTGATGGAAAAGCACA aGAATGAATATGATAAAATGGTTGAAGAAAAAGATGCAGAGTTAAAAGTCTAtaaaatgaaacagcaaaagcagtTCTCATCAGCAAGAGCACTG GAAAATGAGCTGTCATGTTTGAAAAGTGAACTGGCCTCCCTTAAGGAAcaactgaaagcagaaattgaAGAGAAG GAGAATCTTGTAAAAGAGCACTCTCACAGTATGATTCctgaaagtgaaaagaaacacaagGTAACTTCaactttttaa